The genomic interval GAGGTCATTGTGGATATATCAAtctagatttatttattattccaCTTTGGGCAATTGATCTTAGTTGTCTTAAATGTGCAGTTAGTTTTTCATAGTTTATTAGCTTTCACAAAACAGGTGATGTACAATTTTTGTGCAGCTGACTCTACGGAGGGTAATGGACACAGCAAAGCAGCTAACCAGATCTGGAAATTTGAATGAGTTCTCAATGGTCCTCCTAAATAACACTCTTTCTCTACCTCTTGGgatatttcttgtttttgtgtttAACGAGATTGATTATCTCTCAAGAACGTAAGTATCTTTTATCTGCATTTCTCTTTCTGCCTGTAACGTTCGCGTTCCTACATTTCTAATATCcaatttatattttcttaagATTTATGTCtctttagccaattaattttgagaaaatagGAGAAACTAATCAAAGCCTTCAATCACCAACTTTGGTTTTTCCATGTTGGTTTTTTTTAGATAACTAAAGTATCAGGTCCTCTTTTCCATTATGCTCAAGGTTTGTCTCACTAAATTCTTATTGCCTACTTCAAGGCTTGATCTAAGAGACCTTAACATTATTAAGTTTTCTAATTAGACATTGAACCTTGAGCTTGGACTGTAGAGAGAAATTATTGAAGTTCCCATGGAGGAAAGTTATGACTTGAAGTGATGTACTATTGACTTGGAAAGCCTTTCTCTTGTCATTTGTGTGCGTTTTGACCTGCATAAATGTGAACTTGATGAGTGTTGAATACTTGGCAGACCGCTTTTGAGATTGCCGATGTTCTGGCTGGTGATTACATTCAGTGGTGTTTTGGGTCTAGGAATTAGTTTCACCTCCATGTGGTTTCTCCATCAAACTGGGGCAACAACCTACAGGTAAAATGAGGAAAAGAAAGTATAATGCTCATGCTATTTATGTGACTCTTGTATGAACTTGGATATTAGACTAATGACAAGGCACAATAAATATACTTTACATGGAATGAAGAGCATTAATTTGTGCAGCATTTTGAACTAAGAATCTCATACTTTGTGCTTTGATACCATACTAAATCGCCATCTTAGAAAAAGCTGATAATTAGTTGGATTTCAATCTTGGCTTCTAACTTTTCTACACCATGACATCCTCTGTTCTGAATTGCCTTTTTTAAAATCTGTTTACATGGAGAACGGTGGTGAAACAAATTCTTGCAAAATTACTGATGTAGTCTCTCCTTGATTCTAACTTTATTTCGTGTGTGTTGGAGACTTCATTGCTGATTGTCCACCATTAATTACTTGTTTCCTgacaaaattttcctttttttcaccTTATATTTCCATAAATAGCATGCCTGTATGAACTTGctagatttaaaatatattattgcTTTTATAATACTCCAGTTCAGGTTTTTGGTATGAGAGTTAAATATGCTCATCTGATCTTCTGCAATATAACTTGCAGCCTAGTGGGTTCACTAAACAAGATCCCTCTCTCTATTGCTGGTATCCTCCTTTTCAAGGTCCCTACAAGTGTGGAGAACTCGGCGAGTATATTTTTCGGTGAGTTTTACCTACCTAATTCCGATGTCGTATTTTCTTGGTAGCTATATGTCTGGGAACCACATGCTTGATTGGTATATGCAAAACCACTAAAAGGAAATGGAAATTTGCAGGGCTTTTGGCTGGTGTGTTTTTTGCAAGAGCCAAAATTCGAGAGAGAAGTTAATCCTCATAAGTGACAATCGAAAAAGGACTTTTCCTCGACCTTGTTTCGTATCGAACTACTGCTTGCTGAAGCTGGTTTGCAGTTGACTGTAATTTGAAATAGAAAATGGAGCCATTTCTCATTGCTgcagttcatttttttttgttggctgAGGTGGTTTTCAGCTTTGTAATTGGGATGAGGCTGAAGAGAATTTTGTTGAAATCCAATTTTGAGTTGGCTCTGTTTGTTGTAATGAAGGAAAGACAATGCAAGCTCATTGATTGTTGAAGTAAAGGATGTTACTGTTCTCTGTCGTTTTTAATAGTTGTAATTATGGGACATTCTGGATTTGTAAATTTgtctaaataattaaaaaaaaaaaaagtttaaaccCTTTTCATGTGGgagaatttaattttttcataaGATTATAGGACACTTCGCAATTTCCCAAACGCTGAAATTCATTTTTACTCGTGAGTCGGATTAATTACATAATTAATATgttctcaaaattaattataaatttgccTACGAACCAACCAACAagaaaaatcaagccaaaacaattaaaaaagaaataatgctATAGAAATGTTTAAACTTAATTATCAAAATACTTGAATCTAGCCTCAAATTAAGTCCGTAATAAGAAAAACATAACTAGAAAAGCATCAGCATATGGAGTAAGTCTATAAGAGCTTGTTTGTCTTATGAATTTTGAGATGAGCATCTTGTTTGTTTCATAGATTCACTTTTCAAAATCAATGATATTATTACAACATAACTCATCCAATACACACctgagatgaaaagaaaaagaatataatataatatgattatcactattttaattaattattaaatattaatattaataattttttattcttaatttaattatttattatccatattttaacaaatttatacttttttaactatttttattaattaagttatGTAGTTATTTGATGTTCTTAATAATAGCACCAAATCAGAAGCATCATGACCGAAACCATATATGCAGCCCAAAACCTAGTATCACAAAAGTAGACAAAAGGTTGTGACAAGGACAACAAGCAGAAAAGTTGAGATGAGCAGAAAAGTTGACAAAAGGCTGTGACAAGGATAACAAGCAGAAAAGGACaacaagtagcaacttctcccactggtcGAGATGAGCAAACAATCCCCAGAAATTAGTTAGCCTGTTTACCTTTCTTTGCTCTCTTCTCGGTAAGATATTGAGGGCAGTTTCTCCTCCAGTGCCATTCTTCGTTgcagtagaaacattttcctttctcTGCAGCGTTCTCTTTGCCTTTCTTTCTAGCAgacttcttcttccctttccctttgcctttcttcccaggaatactcttactcttcgAAGAGGAGACaacatcaggcttggaggacatttCTCTCTTCTCgacagtagtaacatttacttctgagtCCAGACCCTTTGTTCACAAtattgtctggtaagcctgtagctcattcagtagagtagtcaagctatattcaattttattcatcaatacATTCGTacagaattgcagaaaactcttcggaagagattctagaataaaaccaacttgacttctctcatccaTGACAGCACCGTTTACTTCTgtcacattaaagtggaccatcacgtccaagacatgttcacgaacattggTCCCTTCTTTCATGCGACTGTTGTAAATGTACTTAATGGCATTATCATTAGCcctgacccatctgtcatacccatcccgaacattttgatttatgttagagctaggaatgggaggacaatcctttgtTAAGACAACCCGTAAatcgtctatcacaagtatcatgttcaaatttgatttccaagtcACGTAGTTATCCCCAATAAGTTTATCtgatgccaacaattgtattattGAACTCGACATTACGAAAttataaatagattttataattgaatttcttttaaattcaatCAAGTTTcagcaattttaataatgtacccaagattattcttttgcaacgatactacatcaagacattcttgactaaatactatctctagaataactcaaaATGATAgttattaacacttaataattctgtaagtgtaaccctccgttTTCAGACGTCAGACggccccaactatgctaccaaagtggagagtcaaggttgggaatggacctaagaaatcctatccatttctggagattgagttgttctaaatcctatgttacaacccttcgaggggatagccgtcgttaaacgactagcaaagggccgcttaaagctaaccaagagacacaacataggaatctcacggtccaaactaacgaaggagaccgcaggatatgttgacacattttcttcacccacttactatgtaCTACTTGCCccgttcaccttggtattgactcatatatccactttctgaatggaagtCACTTCCAGGATGAcacgaagcatcatatgaatctcacggtatgaactatgtggagatgtggcagttgaaatcgtaaacttgatttctgttcgaacaacttccccttaatcaccaaaatctagatttaacctaaaaaaatacttttcgaatggaTGTCACTTtcagggtgacacaaagtactgcttaaatccagactgtgaactcttagagacatgAGAgttaaaaataacgtatcgtatatgttattaatctcctactaaagttttctaataactctatcatatagaagttattgactaccattgaagtgttctaatttttgggtaaatatatacttaggttcttttttcggctaataaaaacaactctaagtctatgtggtttatccaagtataacacttataaatggacttaaacctacgatgtctaggtgataaaacccttttattacctcacatcgctcatgtatactcataaaattggttaccaacgctcaataattcggccataatccccaggtaggaggtattccgtagaccatcaacttaaattcCCTCAGCCTTTGACAAGATTATTTaccaattgagtttgtaaccttagttttacaagtttaacgacctatattaactattaaaacaagtggttagcctacgtgagcatgcaactgttctttgttatgaattttaaatgtctaacctaattttataacaacttataaaactttagacatgctaaacatccacaacaatataaaggcattcaatatttaatataacacttatattaaatacaacaaaccctaacatgcatactatatattataacaacttataacatactttcaatgcatgttgcatgcttcctatggtgggattttaaatctacatgacatactatatgcacatacaagatttatttaattaaatacagACTGATatgtttttagttttggcaaaaacaagcaagcaaAATTCTAACCATTACAAAAATAGCTTTAAAACCGCTCGAACCACTCCAAACTGCTTGAACGGACCAGCAGAGTCTGAACCGAACCAACAGAGTCTGAACTGGACTAGCCACAaaccatttgaagctgaacTGAACCGAACCTCAAGAGAACCGGTTGAACCAGCTGCTTTCGCTCTCGCTTaaaatctcgctaaggctgATCATTTAGTGTTTGCTTGATTGCTTAGTATTTGCGTGATCGTTTAGTAGCTAATGCATAGTGCCCGATGAAGgcatacgatcgtgtagtgtctgccTTCAATCGCATAGTGTTATCGTCTAGTGTCGAagaatgctacatgatcgctttgTGTCTAATACTATCGCGcaactccatcgtttagcacagacatttactacacgatcacttagcgccATCATCTAGCGACTcatcttgatcgtttagcatgcacacaaaggtaagtgatcgcttagttctatcgcatagctcttgaCGCAACGCTCAGTTGCtgcatagaggtaaacgatcgtgtagcgctatTGCTTAGCTCTTTAACGCATCGCTCAAATaccgcatagaggtaaacgatcgcttaatgctatcgcaTGGCATCTCAACGCATCGCTTGGCTGCtgatcaaaggtaaacgatcgtttagtgctatcgcatagctctcAACGCATTGCTTAGCTCTCACgcgaagctacatgatcgtgtagtgccatcacaTAGTAATACAACATATTGCTTAGCTCTTGCaggtacacgattgtctagcgcACAATACCTCAACGATCAATgcccaaagctacacgatcatttagcttttctACGCATCGCTTAGATACcacatagaggtaaacgatcgcttagtgctatcgcatagcatctcaacgcatcgcttagctcccacccgaagctacacaatcgtgtagtgccatcacaTAGCAATACAACACATCGCTTAGCGTCCgcaagtacacgatcgtctagcgcacaagACTATAGCGATCAATGCTCGAAGCTACACGATattttagcttttcttcacatcgtctaatgcatgaagctaaacgatcgtttagctactgaagctcaacgaagatatgaacagaggctgattttctgCAATCTGTAACTCGGTctcttttcttgtttcttcgaattacagcctaattttaactctaatgactccaaataaattacagactcttgggaagacatataaactcattaaacaagagccaattacaaatttaaacgagaaattaaaggccaaaactaaaaaaaactatattagtacagcagtttcatatttctcatataaaacacccatcaaaccaaaattaaaccgaagtgaatgcttatatgatactctgataccaattgctTGATGATAGTAGCATGTGGCGGAAGCGacgaggatcgataagcactctaattgattaattttagtaGAAACGAAAGCATGCTCAAGCAGAATTTAATGAGTTTCaaggcatacctttgaagaaccattgaaATTTCGATTTTCAGCTGCTAATTCTTCCAAATCTTTatgcagaccaccacaagatatTCCCTACTATTATCTTgatgctttagattgagttgtgggactcaaaataagttggaatcaaagggaatttggagaatgctcacagcagcaatccaatgaagaacaccttcttcacacgaatttttaactaaaattctACCGGTTAAAATACTtcaacttcactccaatctcttcaatattgaagactatcatgcaaagagatttgttgcatgggatgcagctcatgcttggagcaAATGATGCTTGAAGATGGTGGGTTGTttgtgagcaacttgaagatgaagttgaaaagtccaatttttccttttgtgtattttctatttccacaatccaaaattgattttaaaatcagttttgatttaaaaaatttattaattttacaaattaatttcatatgttaattttctaataaaattaataaataactatttaaacaatttaaataattctaattaatttaatatccaatattaaattaattttacacaaatccatcttcatatatttaaatcatatttaaatataaattctccaattccatttgtttttaatttcaacgtttcaaattaacttgtctcactactctagagctattccattttcgagctagtagggggacctcgtggacctacagatcatgagcttcaatgatccgagattaattgactaaattcattagaccaatctaacccccatttgttaactaatgggtcactccactaaagcccatagttgaactcccctcactgtagatatattatgtccactcaatataaccataattagtaagtcaacccttcacaggttgttcgtaataacggctgagcCTTTGTTTTATCCTcgaaattatctcttgttccttaagtcctactaatcccctaataaacaattgttttgtgatccaatcaacaaaatcaagtccctctcgggccaatgagagggtgaggccccttgttcaagacctagaatcagcacttaagggaacaacctttctactatccctaaaagcgggtaggagtgaatttcgtcttggaccctatatccccagctatctatctagtcttacccctgaaatgggaggttattgagccggtgctgttgagccaaccctcacttatgcaaatctaaggataattccaaataaacaggagttcatcgttagctcaagattaaggtcaagttacctaggccatcgctttgaaatagtcagtcttaaacaatgaacaacgttataaagtaagagtgactaatttcgtggtctgatcttgtacaaacccttttgcacaaggacacccccactccttatgtcccaacatgaacgaattaggagcacttcgtttgtagcactttatagctctttgtaacaactacagagcagaccacatccaatagtgttaccagaataaggtacccaaccttattcatagactatagatcattttgactatttactcgaacctgatccacttttatgtctccacataaagttcaaatactcatccaatagtcaagggactttcaggtttattggatttctatcaagcaaaacatctattcaataacaccttattgaattttcagaataagttctattgtttacaaaccataagttttaggacataaaacccaacactaatTATATTGTgtgtgagatgttgttagagttagagttcaaaaccaataGTTAATCTACTATATTCTAAATCATCTTCACTATGTAAAGATTCAAGTCATAAGACACCTTTCCTTACGCACAGTACTGTATAGGCTGATATTGCTCGatgaaaaaaaagtgtttttttgtATTCTGAAAAATTTTCAAGTGGGGATTGTTGGtgaaaaacttaaaataataaaaaataaacttttgagaatcccacattgctAAGATTACAACTAAGAACCTCCTTTATATATCCCCTCCTTTAGTTGTGGATTTGAGCCCTAAGAGGAACCCATGTTTTAGAGGGGTGAGATAGGCATAGATGGGTTTGGTGGACATCCCATACGTGTGCAATGTCGTCGTCTGTCCGGTCGGACAGGCGTGGCGTGGCATGGTGCACGTGTCTATgtgaatttgttttttaaaaaatgataataaataataattatttatttatttatttttttactattatttaaaaataaagaaaatttcttTAGTCTTCAATCTTCTATCGTGCTTCTCTCACGCACGTTCGGTGGCTGTGCGCGTTATTCTCCCCATCAGTTTTGTGCAACCGTTGGCCTTCATGTCTTATAATACAGTCGAATTCCTTTACTCTACACACAACAATTCCTCTCTTCTATATTTACTCCTTTTTCTTACAAACTTCCCTctattttttctctaattttacGTTTCCGAGCAATTTATATCTTGATGGGTGTGAGTATTCTGATCGAATCAGTACAACTCCAATCGAGATAGATTTGATTTTCCTGGGCTATTTTATCCTTGTTATGACATGGCCATAGTTGAAAGCTTGCACAAGGAGCAGagccgcgaaacgtcttaaagagagtgagCTCCGTGACACAATTTGTAACTAGTTTTTGTTTTGCATGTTAATTTTTTATGTCAAACGTCATTCGTTCACAACTGTTTTTTGTCCATTGAAGGTAGCTGTTCCAACAATCTTTTTTGTGGCTGCTCTTTTATAGCTTCAATTGCTTGCTTTGTCGGTGATGCTAGCGATCACCTGGGGTGTTGGAGGTGCTTCAGGGTGTGTGCCAATTGCTGGTGGTGTCACTAGTGCTGCGAGATTGTTTtttatctaatatatatatatatatatatatctttgttGCATTGATAAAGATTTTGAATAATAAGACTGAATATGAAGCATCATGATAGGTGTTTCAAGGTGTGTGGCAGTGGCTGGTGGTATAGGGGGAGGACTCTAGTTGTTGGCTTTTTTACCCTTAATCTTAAatgaatgaattaattaatattttaatgataataaatctacttttatttattaataatttgatttgaaGTGTCCATTGCATAGAGCTTAGAACAATGGTTCCAATGCAATTTAAATCACTCAAATCAAGGTTCAAACAAAGAAGATAAGACCGAAACAAGtttaatagaaaaatcccaAGCTAATGATGTGTCATTTTTTTCGTCAAAGACCAATTGAAAGGTGCCACTTGAAGCATAGAAAGAATGAAACATGGTGGCgggcttttgattttttgagtgctttaaaagaaaatgaatttaaaagaaaaataaatttaatactattttatgtttgtgtctaactgCTAGTTTAAACAAATAGTggttttttactttttgttagtttttttaaaaagaaaaaaatttatattattttgtatggATAAAACTAACATGTAGCAAATGAAATCTGAATCAATAAGCACtacaattacacttaatttgagtttataaAGCATGCTAAGGCAGTTTTTGGAGTAAAGAGGGTTTCATGtttgaatacctttgatgaacagCTGAAATCTTCTTCTCCTCTATGTATTGGGCCTTCAATTTGATAGTAGACCACCAAAAAggccttctctactatcctctaacttGGATTGTATGGTGAAAACACAGACTGAGCTCAATTTGATGAAGGGGAGAGGAGTGTTAGAGAGGAGTAACAGATTTATGTACTTCAGCTTGCATGAGAGTCCAAATCTGATCAAATCAGATTAATTTAAGCAAGTTCATCATGCAAGCATCTTACTATCAGCCTAAAGACACCTCAAGCTACTGATTATGAGAGGGCTAGGTGTTTTAATTGGATGAAACCGCCCCAATTAGAAAGGAAATCttggataattctactaaaAGTGGAAATTTCCatgtaaaaattcaatttttgaattcaattttaattttcattaaaattaaacattaaatcaaatctattttttagtttcaaaaattgaataatattttatttaaataattaattaaataatttatttaattaattaattaaataataatttaatgtcaaatattaaattaatcaaataatacatgaatcctatttatgtaatttttaaatattataatctcTCCGATTctgtttaatttaaatcaaattaaacattttaattatatcgaatataattaatcaaaccctaatttgattttgaacacttcaaattcaaaaccctaatttcaaaaattgaacaattcaaatctactcaattcattattccaagatatattttatgagctagtagatggaccttatggacctacagatcatgagttctaacgatttgagattaattggctaaactctttagaccgaatttaATCAATGATCATTAATTAttgagacacaccactatagctcgatagttgcactctcctcaatgtagatatatttctgtccattttaaccataattagtaagtcgattcttcacatgtcgttcgtatttacaactaggtcaaaaataccgtctTACCCCTGTAagtacatcttgttccttaagctcccattgatcctctattgaacaattggtttatagtccaacttataatcCATGTCCCTCTCGATCACGAGAGGGCGAGGCTCCGTTCAAAACCAGGAATTAGCGCTTAAAAGAACAGCTTATTTGCTAACCTTAAGTCGGGtcggagtgaactccatcttgcagaactatgtccttAGCTACCTATCTAGTCTTATCCTCAAGATGGGAGACTTAttaagcagtgttgttggactactctcacctatgcagatcaaaggataatcccgaataaacaggagttcatagttagctcaagattaagattgagttaccttagtcagtgagtttgaaatagtcagtttaacagtaaacagtcgttataaagaaaaatgactatttcgaggtccgatcttatgcaaactcattgcataggatgtttccattcacatgtctccacatgaatgattttaggatcacatcatttgtattagtatacaaaatgggccgcatccaataatgccactaggatgaggtacccaatctcatccctatacttatagactattttggctatatactaaaacttgatcctcttttaagtcgccacataaagttaaagtattcatattatagccatggattcgtttattagatttttatatcagaatgcaatatcaacaacaatttattgaataaaatactcaataatacctttattgaaaaatagaatatgttaataatatttacgaactgcgagtttaggacattcccaacaacttTTTGTTTGTGTCTAGTAGCTAGTTGATTCAAATAGAAAAAATCTCTactattgatttttctttttcaagatctaaagacccacaattgaattttgttttcaccatttccctctctttttttttaagctCATCTTCTTCTATAAATTAcacaatagatttttttttattgattttcaaTCCTCACCAAAAACACAAAccttccattgttgctctctccaagctttaattttcttattttcatcctttcttgagagagatattttatgttgtgaagATTAATTTGTTGTATGCTacaacttgtaaatccactctattGACAGAATTTTAATTGTgctctttaatttttttcaaacttttgtaaaggTTGTTATTGATCCTGAAAAAAGAATtgttgtaacggtttgatcatCAATCGTGGAAAGGCTAGGGTTTTTCTTGcactcgaaaaaaaaaaaaacgttgtaGCAGTTCAACTCTAAGTCGTGGGAAGAGTCAAAGACttctaataaagtacccaagaGGAGTTTGGGAAATGGATGTAGGCCGGTTGTGTCGAACTACTATAAAATTCCCTGGTGTTAATTTCTCTATTCGTCTCATACTTTATTTTGCAATTAActtgttattatattttattgcatgGAATTAATTTcctctgatatcaattgtagGAGTGAGAAATTTAAACAATGAGTATTAATCTAAAATGATTTATGAAAAATCTTTATATACCCAACGACTAGTATCAGAGACAATTGCCCTAGTttgtaattgaaaattttcattaatcaTTTTAGATTGGTATGCATTGTTTGAGTTTCTCTCTCCtataattggtattagagtgaGGTTGctcttgattttaattattttttttttatcaaaacctATTTCATTTGATACTTATTGGTTAAGTTATTtattccaacaattggtattaaAGAGGTTtctcttttgataaaattatttttttaaaatattattttggtactAAAAGTTCTTTTTAATATGTcgtaaaaaaatttatttgaaaagctTAATTGCTAGAGTTATGACAACTTTAAATGATGATTCTATTGATAGACATTCATTCTTTGATGGTAATAAAATTTTTgatatttaaagaaataaaatgaaaataattatgcTTGCTATGTGGTCTATATCATGCGAGTTATAGCAGTCCTAGGGAATTTGTTCGGTGTCTAGGAGTTGTAATCTTCCTATTAATGATTGTGATAGCCGAGCTAGCTTTGTTTTATTCCCTTCGATCCCAGCTCGTGATAAAGATGATGTTAGGGATTTCAATATTTGATATGTTTGTGAGCATGATTTGTCAAATATGGAATTGAATAGTGAGTTTCTTACGTTTAATGCAAAGC from Benincasa hispida cultivar B227 chromosome 10, ASM972705v1, whole genome shotgun sequence carries:
- the LOC120089223 gene encoding GDP-mannose transporter GONST1 isoform X2 translates to MLSLLGCSLRVSSVLKNVTNVITAVGEMYLFGKHHDNRVWAALFLMIISAITGGLTDLSFHAVGYAWQIINCFLTASYSLTLRRVMDTAKQLTRSGNLNEFSMVLLNNTLSLPLGIFLVFVFNEIDYLSRTPLLRLPMFWLVITFSGVLGLGISFTSMWFLHQTGATTYSLVGSLNKIPLSIAGILLFKVPTSVENSASIFFGLLAGVFFARAKIRERS
- the LOC120089223 gene encoding GDP-mannose transporter GONST1 isoform X3 gives rise to the protein MLSLLGCSLRVSSVGEMYLFGKHHDNRVWAALFLMIISAITGGLTDLSFHAVGYAWQIINCFLTASYSLTLRRVMDTAKQLTRSGNLNEFSMVLLNNTLSLPLGIFLVFVFNEIDYLSRTPLLRLPMFWLVITFSGVLGLGISFTSMWFLHQTGATTYSLVGSLNKIPLSIAGILLFKVPTSVENSASIFFGLLAGVFFARAKIRERS